In the Quercus lobata isolate SW786 chromosome 5, ValleyOak3.0 Primary Assembly, whole genome shotgun sequence genome, one interval contains:
- the LOC115989257 gene encoding uncharacterized protein LOC115989257: MVYRALLEEIIDVALPPILLGILVLGVHSVVKSYSRGWKCWIAILTLCRMYEMVLQRQSAFHPRNYIVLIRKVSTNLLEIVDMVMPMVLLVIIMIASHFLYFAPIPWPLIRWAAALVLCIIFIVRAHIQNRWPKQEDGDAGGQTLLAMII; this comes from the exons ATGGTGTACCGTGCTTTGTTGGAAGAGATTATAGACGTAGCGCTTCCTCCGATTCTGTTGGGCATTCTTGTCCTTGGAGTGCATTCCGTTGTTAAATCGTATTCACGAGGATGGAAGTGCTGGATTGCCATTTTGACTCTCTGCCGCATGTATGAGATGGTTCTACAAAGGCAAAGCGCATTCCACCCGCG TAATTACATTGTGCTCATTCGTAAGGTTAGCACTAACTTGCTTGAGATAGTGGATATGGTTATGCCTATGGTTCTACTGGTTATTATCATGATCGCATCCCACTTCCTTTATTTCGCTCCAATTCCATGGCCTTTGATTCGCTGGGCAGCTGCTTTGGTTTTGTGCATCATCTTTATAGTTCGAGCCCACATTCAGAACCGATG GCCTAAGCAGGAGGATGGAGATGCTGGAGGGCAGACCCTGCTAGCTATGATCATATAA